Part of the Clostridium sporogenes genome, AAAAAAACTGAACGTAATTTAAGGAAAATAAATATTTTACCATTAAAGAAAGATGATATGATTGATTTAGCTGATAAGTTCTCAAAAATAGCTTCTAAATATAATTTAATTATTGAAACTTGTTCAGAAGAAATAGAACTATCTAAGTTTAATATTAATCATGGGAAGTGTATAGATGATAAATTGATTTCTCATATTACTGGTGAAAAATTATCTATAGATAAGGATCCAAACCAAAGAGAAATTTGTGGATGTGTAAAAAGTATTGATATAGGCGCATATAATACATGCAATCACGATTGTTTGTATTGTTATGCTAATTTTAATAGGGAAATTGTTGAAAAAAATCTGTTAAAACATAATAAAAAATCGCTATTATTATTTGGTGACTTAAATGGAGATGAACAAATTATAGATAGAAAAATGAAATCATATAGAGTAGGTCAAATTTCTTTTTTATAAAAAATATTACATTTTTTTATATTATTTTTAAGATTATATTGACATTATTGTAACGGCATGATATCATAACATAAACTTACCAAGAGGGGGATTATTATGAATATTAAAATAAATATATCTGTTTCAAAATTGAATAATCTACTCTTATTAGCTAACTTAAGATAGCGATTGCATATATAGATACGTTACATACTACTATAGATGCAATCGCCAAAACAGGCGTTTTGCATCTATGGTGGCTAATTATTTGTATTGAAATAAATGGAGTCCCATAGATAGACTATGGGACTTTTGTAATATCCTAGGTAAAAAAGTCTCATAGTATAAACTGTGGGGCTTTTTTATTTATAAATTTTAATATTTGGAAAATTCAGATAAATAATTTAGGAGGAATAGACATGAAAAAATCCAGAGAACAATGGGGGACAAAAGCAGGATTCCTACTTGCAGCTATTGGTTCTGCTGTAGGACTAGGGAATATATGGAGATTTCCTTATGTAGCTTATTCAAATGGAGGTGGAGCATTTTTAATACCATATTTTTTCGCTATATTTACAGCAGGAATACCTTTATTAATTCTTGAATATGGAATGGGACATAAATTTAGAGGTTCAACACCACTAGCCATATCAAGAGCAAATAAAAAGTGGGAATGGCTTGGTTGGTGGCCTATAATTAGTGCAGTTATAATTTTATCCTATTATTCAATGATTTTGAGTTTGGCGATGAAGTACTTAACATTAAGCTTTAATAAAGTATGGGGAAATGACACTAACAGTTATTTTTATGATGAAGTATTAAAAGTATCATCATCACCCTTCGATTTTGGTGGATTAATTATTCCAATACTAATAGGAATAACTTTAGTTTGGTTAATTAACTGGTTTATATGTTATAAAGGAATAAAAGCTGGAATTGAGAAATTAAGCAAAATATTATTACCAGCTCTATTAATAATAATGATAATTATAGTAATAAAAGGGATAACCTTAAAAGGGGCTTCTTTAGGCTTAAACACACTGTTTACACCTGATTGGCAAAAAGTTAAAGATCCTAAAGTTTGGATTGCAGCATATGGACAAGTATTCTTTTCATTAAGCATAGCTACAGGAATTATGATGACTTATTCCAGTTATCTTCCTAAAAAAACAGATATAAATAATAGTGCATTCATGACTGCTTTTGCTAATTGCGGATTCGAATTTTTATCTGCCATAGGGGTTTTTGCAATACTTGGGTTCATGGCAACCAATCAAGGAGTATCTATTGATAAAGTTGCATCTGGTGGTATAGGCCTTGCATTCATAGCATTCCCTAAAGTATTTTCAGTAATGGGCACCTGGGGAAATATACTATCTGTATTATTCTTTACTTGCTTAATATTTGCAGGATTAACATCAGCAGTATCCTTAGTTGAGGCAATCTCCTCAGCTATAATAGATAAAACAGCATGGGAACGTAAAAAAGTAGTAACAGGAATCTTGTTAGTTGGATTTATTATAAGTATCTTATTTGCAACTAGAGCAGGATTATACCTATTAGATATTATGGACAACTTTATTAATAATTATGGAGTAGTTGTAGTTGGATTACTAGAGACTATTTTAGTAGGATGGATTGTAAAACCTAAAACCATTCGTGATCATACAAATTCAGTATCTTATTATAGAATAGGAAAATGGTGGGATATAATTATCAAATGTATAAACCCAATTGTTTTAACTTTCATTCTAGTACAAAGTCTTATTACAGAAATGCGTACACCTTATGGTGGATACAATTTATTGGCATTGTTTGTTTATGGATGGGGAGTTATTTTAATAGGAATTACCGGAGCAATTTTAATAAGTAAACAACCTTGGCGACATAATATTAATTTAAAAAATGAATAAAGGTAGGGTGATAAAAATGACATTAAGTGCAATGATATTCTTCGGTATAGGTGCAACAGTACTTTGGGGAGGATTATTGACTACTATAATAATTTCAATGAAAAAAGATACTTATTCAGAAAACAGCAAAATACAAAATTAAAATTAATAGATTTGGAGTGTTAAATGAAAGTATAAGCTGTTTTATTATAGAAGAACTTAATAAGAGGGTCTGTCATATTTTAATGACAGACCCTCTGCAATTTGCGTAAGATTATATCACAGGAATAGATTTATATATTAATCGTTTTTATTTAACCATTTATTAAGTACTTCTATATATTTTTCATTTTCTTCTACGAATGGCATATGACGGCTAAATTCAAATAATTCCCATTCTGAATTAGGAATTTTATCATACATTGTTTTTGCAACAAGTGGTGAGCAAAGATCAAGTAAACCGCTAGTTATTAGACAAGGTTCCTTTATATCTTCAATTTCTTTCATAAAATCAAAGTTTTTTAATGTACCAGATGGGCTAAATTCATTTTGACCCCATGCAGTTACATAAGCTTCTGTTCCAGCAACTTTTGGACGTCTTAAGCATTCTGGTGAATCCGGTCCTACTGCGCCTGCACAGTGACGAAGCATGAATTCTGCTTCTGCCTCTTGATATTCTTTTGAAGAATAATCTCCAGCTTTTTCTGCTTTTGCAATGGCATCTTGCATTTCCTGTGGAAGGTATGCAACTCTTCTACGCTGTTCTTTTTCCCATAATGAAGCAGCTGGTAAAGTGCTGGATAAGATGTAACTTTTGATTCCTTCAGGTTTATATTCACAAGCGTATTGAATTGCTTGCATTCCTCCCCAGGATTGTCCTAATAAGTGAATTTCATCTAAGCCTAAGTGTTTACGTAATTGAATTAATTCTTCAATCCAAGTTTTTGCATTCCATAAGTCAGGACGAGAAGGTGTTGAGGATAATCCGCATCCTAATTGGTCATACATAATAACTGCACGTCCATCTTCTGCAACTTTGTCAAGTACTTCAAAATAATTATGTGTAGAACCTGGTCCGCCGTGTAATAAAACCAATGGCTTTTTATTTCCTGTACATTCACCTACTATACGATAATAAGTTTTATATTCTAGATATGGCATATAACCTTCAGTAATTTTCATAATCAATCTCCTTATCTATATCTTGTAATTAGTTTTAGTTGTTAAAGGATTCATAGAAATTTTTAAGCAATTTCTTTATCTTTATTTGGATTCAGGAACAACAATTAAGTCCTTTGTATATTTATTTAATACCTCGCAGCCATCTTCAGTTGTGATAACAAGGTCTTCAATACGAACACCTATTCCTTCTTCTGGAAGATAAATTCCTGGTTCAACAGAGAAACATTGGCCTGGTTTGATGATATCCTCATTTACAGAAGAAACATCACCAAATTCGTGGTCTTCCAAACCACAGGAATGTCCTGTTCTGTGTGTGAAATATTTTCCGTATCCTTTTTCTTCAATGTAGTTTCTTGCAGCTAAATCTACGTCACACATTCTGTTTCCAGGTTTTGCAGCAGCAATACCTCTTAAGTTTGCTTCTACAACGATGTCATAGATTTCTTTTTGCCTTTCAGAAACTTCACCGATAAATACAGTTCTTGTCATATCAGAAGCATAGTTTTTGTAGAAGCCTCCAATATCAAGGATAACGCAGTCACCATATTTTCCTTTTGTATCATCTGTCACATGGTGTGGATCTGCTGCTCCCTTAGCATATGCTGTAATAGGGTCGAAAGATACTTCGTTAATACCATGTTTTTTGTAAATTTCGCGAACCTTAGTATTTAATTCTTTTTCAGATAAACCTTTTCCTACCCATGGAATTAATTCATCCATTACAAGGTCATTTAATCTTGAAGATTCTCTCAAAATAGCGATTTCTTCTTCATCTTTAATCATTCTTACATAGTCAACAATAAAGGAACCGTTTACAAATTTGCTTCCTCCACCAAGTTCTTGTAATCTTAATAAGAATTTAGATGGCCATACTTTATCGATACCTATAATTTTATCTTTTTCTACAAATTTAGATAAGATTTCAACTCCGTCTTGGATATCGTTGTACCATACTATTTCTACGCCAAGATCTTCTTCCTGTGGGAATAATTCATTAATAACAATTTTGTGATTTCCATTAACATTTAAGTACAATGCTAATAATCTTTCTCCCGGAATAATCCATTTTCCTGTTAAATAAAAAATAGCTGTGGGATCAGAGATAATCATTTGCGGAATATCATTTTCTTTCATAGATTTTAATACTCTGTTCAGTTTATTTATATCCATAGGTATTCCCTCCTATATTTAGTTATTAAATACTAATATAATAATATGCTTGTCTACAAATGTCAATGAAGATACTAGAATTATTGCAATGAATTATTTTAAATCTTTCCTTTTTAAAAATTTTTAATTTTTTTAATTTTTTATAGAGATTTTTAGAATATTATATGATATAATGATGAAAAATAATATTTTTTTAGTATATGTGTAATAAAATAAATTTTAATGTTATAACGTGGTGTTACGCTTAATGTAGAATATACAGGCTTTAAGAGAATAAATTTATTTGAATTATAAATAATGTTGGTATAGTAATACTAAAAAACAATTTAAATATAATTTAACTTTAATTTTTACTAAATATTTACTTTTATTAAATAAAAAAGAAAAGGATACCATATGGTATTTGAAATTATTTCATATCCTCTGTAAAAAGAGGCGGGGGAATAGTTTTTAAAATACACACGCAATATTAATTTTTTATAGGGGGAATAAAAAATGGAAAACACAAACAAAAAACCATTTGGGTTCTATGTATGCTCAGTTGCTTTCACACTTGAAAGATTTGCATTCTACTCAGCAAAATGGCTACTTGCAGTATTCGTAGTTGCTAAAATAGCGGACGGAGGACTTGGTCTTTCTGCTGCAGAAGCAGCAAAAATGTCTGCAAATTTAGTTGCATTTACTTATGCTGCACCATTAATAGGGGCATTTATATCCGACCGTTTTGTAGGTGCTAGATACCTTGTTCCAATCGGGATGGTTTTAATGGGGGCAGGTTATTTAGTAGGATGGCAAGCTTCAAGTGCTGGCATGGTTAACTTAATGATTGTCCTAGTTTCTCTTGGTACAGGCTTATTTAAATGTCAAACAAACGCTATTACAGGTAGACTTTTTGATGATCCAAGACAATTAGATAGTGCTTTCTCTGTTCAATATTCTTTTGTTAATATTGGTTCTTTCATTGGTACAACAATTATCGGTGTACTTGTAGGAACTAAGGGATATGCTTTCTGTTTCTTAGTTTGTGGAATAATGATGTTTATTGATGCCGCTTGGTTTACTTTTGGATGGAGATTTTTAGGAGAAACAGGTAAAAAGCCATTCAAAATTGATGAACACGAAGAAGTAAAAGCAAAAGAAACTAAGGAAGAAAAGAAGCCACTTACATCAATAGAAAAGAAAAGGGTTGCAGCAATTATATTAGTATCTTTCTTCTCTGTAATTTTCTGGGTATTCTGGTATTTAGCATATATGCCTGTATATTTCTACTGGGGAGGAGACCATGCAGCTGCTAACTGGATGATAGGTAATTTTCAAGTTCCAACAGCTTGGTTTGATTCACTAAATGCATTAGCATGTATCACATTAGGACCAATTCTTGGTAGGGTTTGGTCAAAATTAGCTAAAAGACCTCAAGGTGATTTAAGCATGTTTAAGAAAACTGCGTTAGGTATGATACTTTTAGGTTTATCCTATGTAATCTTTGCAATGGCAGATGTTACAAGAGGAGGTAATCTTGCATCACTTGCTTGGATTGTTGCATTTGGTATCGTATTATCTCTTGGTGAAATGGTATTCTCACCACTTGGAAACTCTTTCATTAGTAAATTTTCACCACCTAAATTATTATCAAGCATGATGAGTGTTTGGGTACTTGCTGTTTTCTTTGCAGCAAAATCTTATGGATGGGTATATGAATTTACACTAAAATTTAAATTCGCACCAACATACTTTGTAATTGCAGCTATTGCTGCTGGAGCAGGTATTATTCTTTGGTTATTAGATGGAAAATTGAATAGCTTAGTTGTAGAAGAGGAAGAACCATTAAACGAAGCTGTTTAATCAATGTGAAAATTTATATTAATATGAAATTTTATAAAATATTTATTTAAAGAAGCCATTGTTTTTCAATGGCTTCTTTTTTTATAACTTTTTTATTTTTCACAATTATTAAAATTTTTCTTTTGCTATGGGAAAATTTGTGTTATTATATGTTATGGATGGATAATATATTATATTTTTAATATATATGGAAAAAAAGTATATTTAAAGGGGTATGACTATGGTGTTTGAAACCATTGTACATAATCTTGAAAAAGATAGAGGAAC contains:
- a CDS encoding MetS family NSS transporter small subunit; this translates as MTLSAMIFFGIGATVLWGGLLTTIIISMKKDTYSENSKIQN
- a CDS encoding M24 family metallopeptidase, which encodes MDINKLNRVLKSMKENDIPQMIISDPTAIFYLTGKWIIPGERLLALYLNVNGNHKIVINELFPQEEDLGVEIVWYNDIQDGVEILSKFVEKDKIIGIDKVWPSKFLLRLQELGGGSKFVNGSFIVDYVRMIKDEEEIAILRESSRLNDLVMDELIPWVGKGLSEKELNTKVREIYKKHGINEVSFDPITAYAKGAADPHHVTDDTKGKYGDCVILDIGGFYKNYASDMTRTVFIGEVSERQKEIYDIVVEANLRGIAAAKPGNRMCDVDLAARNYIEEKGYGKYFTHRTGHSCGLEDHEFGDVSSVNEDIIKPGQCFSVEPGIYLPEEGIGVRIEDLVITTEDGCEVLNKYTKDLIVVPESK
- the pepI gene encoding proline iminopeptidase, whose amino-acid sequence is MKITEGYMPYLEYKTYYRIVGECTGNKKPLVLLHGGPGSTHNYFEVLDKVAEDGRAVIMYDQLGCGLSSTPSRPDLWNAKTWIEELIQLRKHLGLDEIHLLGQSWGGMQAIQYACEYKPEGIKSYILSSTLPAASLWEKEQRRRVAYLPQEMQDAIAKAEKAGDYSSKEYQEAEAEFMLRHCAGAVGPDSPECLRRPKVAGTEAYVTAWGQNEFSPSGTLKNFDFMKEIEDIKEPCLITSGLLDLCSPLVAKTMYDKIPNSEWELFEFSRHMPFVEENEKYIEVLNKWLNKND
- a CDS encoding sodium-dependent transporter — translated: MKKSREQWGTKAGFLLAAIGSAVGLGNIWRFPYVAYSNGGGAFLIPYFFAIFTAGIPLLILEYGMGHKFRGSTPLAISRANKKWEWLGWWPIISAVIILSYYSMILSLAMKYLTLSFNKVWGNDTNSYFYDEVLKVSSSPFDFGGLIIPILIGITLVWLINWFICYKGIKAGIEKLSKILLPALLIIMIIIVIKGITLKGASLGLNTLFTPDWQKVKDPKVWIAAYGQVFFSLSIATGIMMTYSSYLPKKTDINNSAFMTAFANCGFEFLSAIGVFAILGFMATNQGVSIDKVASGGIGLAFIAFPKVFSVMGTWGNILSVLFFTCLIFAGLTSAVSLVEAISSAIIDKTAWERKKVVTGILLVGFIISILFATRAGLYLLDIMDNFINNYGVVVVGLLETILVGWIVKPKTIRDHTNSVSYYRIGKWWDIIIKCINPIVLTFILVQSLITEMRTPYGGYNLLALFVYGWGVILIGITGAILISKQPWRHNINLKNE
- a CDS encoding peptide MFS transporter produces the protein MENTNKKPFGFYVCSVAFTLERFAFYSAKWLLAVFVVAKIADGGLGLSAAEAAKMSANLVAFTYAAPLIGAFISDRFVGARYLVPIGMVLMGAGYLVGWQASSAGMVNLMIVLVSLGTGLFKCQTNAITGRLFDDPRQLDSAFSVQYSFVNIGSFIGTTIIGVLVGTKGYAFCFLVCGIMMFIDAAWFTFGWRFLGETGKKPFKIDEHEEVKAKETKEEKKPLTSIEKKRVAAIILVSFFSVIFWVFWYLAYMPVYFYWGGDHAAANWMIGNFQVPTAWFDSLNALACITLGPILGRVWSKLAKRPQGDLSMFKKTALGMILLGLSYVIFAMADVTRGGNLASLAWIVAFGIVLSLGEMVFSPLGNSFISKFSPPKLLSSMMSVWVLAVFFAAKSYGWVYEFTLKFKFAPTYFVIAAIAAGAGIILWLLDGKLNSLVVEEEEPLNEAV